A single region of the Drosophila miranda strain MSH22 chromosome 2, D.miranda_PacBio2.1, whole genome shotgun sequence genome encodes:
- the LOC108154241 gene encoding ubiquitin thioesterase trabid gives MCDTKDEAQKWKCEICTYENYPSSLKCTMCQASKALLSEDIFRLSPAQESSSIPEEAASGLAAVEPTPTPTSTCYTMQSQQSQQSQQPQLRQSNVVDSEKWECKVCTYLNWPRSVRCVQCCTKRGGEAMESRNDNDNEADADCVDRAGEALHALRISGSDTELVSTKDTAARQQQKQQLIGATASNRLSLSPSQTIDDATYLNNLANASHNQSPNKRPANQQQHQQHQQQQQRDSSVAVAVPLQPKHCYVSKWACNSCTYENWPRSIKCSMCGKTREREISGSQNDLHASSSQTIQDEHQNVDTVSVNNSFNKKHIYQLGSSETINNCDTLQERQERRQRQIRRQVDWQWLNACLGVVENNYSAVEAYLSCGGNPARSLTSNEIAALNRNSAFDVGHTLIHLAIRFHREEMLPMLLAQISGSGPGIKRVPSYVAPDLAADIRRHFANTLRLRKSGLPCHYVQKHATFALPAEIEELPIPIQEQLYDELLDRDAQKQLETPPPALNWSLEITARLSSRMFVLWNRSAGDCLLDSAMQATWGVFDRDNILRRTLADTLHQCGHVFFTRWKEYEMLQASMLHFTLEESQWEDDWSTLLSLASQPGSSLEQLHIFALAHILRRPIIVYGVKYVKSFRGEDIGYARFEGVYLPLFWDQNFCTKSPIALGYTRGHFSALVPMEPFTRIDGRRDDVEDVTYLPLIDCELKLLPIHFLTQSEVGNEESMMRQWLDVCVTDGGLLVAQQKLGKRPLLVAQMLEEWLNHYRRIAQVITAPFVRRPQITHYSSEGDSDEE, from the exons ATGTGCGATACCAAAGACGAGGCACAGAAATGGAAATGTGAAATCTGCACCTACGAAAATTACCCATCGTCACTGAAATGCACCATGTGCCAGGCCTCGAAGGCGCTGCTGAGCGAGGATATCTTTCG GCTCAGTCCAGCGCAGGAGAGTAGCTCCATCCCAGAGGAGGCAGCGTCTGGGCTGGCTGCTGTCGAGCCAACGCCAACACCGACCTCCACGTGCTACACGATGCAGTCGCAGCAATCGCAGCAATCGCAGCAGCCCCAGTTGCGGCAGAGCAATGTTGTCGACAGCGAGAAGTGGGAATGCAAGGTGTGCACCTATCTCAATTGGCCACGTAGTGTGCGCTGCGTCCAATGCTGTACCAAACGCGGCGGCGAGGCCATGGAAAGCAGAAATGATAATGACAATGAGGCGGATGCTGATTGCGTCGATCGAGCTGGAGAGGCACTACACGCACTGCGCATCAGCGGCTCGGATACGGAACTCGTATCCACCAAAGACACGGCTGCGAGACAACAACAGAAGCAACAGTTAATAGGAGCCACTGCCTCCAATcgtctcagtctcagtcccAGTCAGACCATCGACGATGCCACGTATCTGAACAATCTCGCCAATGCATCACACAACCAGTCGCCGAATAAAAGGCCTGccaatcaacaacaacatcaacagcaccagcagcaacagcaacgggaCTCttctgtggctgttgctgtccCGCTGCAGCCGAAGCATTGCTATGTGTCCAAGTGGGCGTGCAAT TCGTGCACCTACGAGAACTGGCCCAGGAGCATCAAATGCTCCATGTGCGGCAAGACACGGGAGCGTGAGATAAGCGGATCACAAAACGACTTGCATGCCTCCTCCAGCCAGACCATCCAGGACGAGCATCAGAACGTAGACACCGTCAGCGTCAATAACTCATTCAATAAAAAGCACATTTACCAACTGG GTTCCTCGGAAACCATCAACAACTGTGATACGCTGCAAGAGCGGCAGGAACGGCGTCAGCGTCAAATCAGGCGACAAGTGGACTGGCAATGGCTGAATGCCTGCTTAGGCGTCGTCGAGAATAACTACAGCGCTGTGGAGGCGTATCTGTCATGTGGCGGCAATCCGGCCCGCTCACTGACCAGCAACGAGATAGCCGCCTTGAATCGCAACTCGGCCTTTGATGTGGGTCATACACTGATCCACCTGGCCATACGTTTCCATCGCGAGGAAATGCTGCCCATGCTGCTGGCTCAGATCTCTGGTTCGGGGCCAGGAATAAAGCGTGTGCCCTCTTATGTGGCGCCGGATCTGGCCGCGGACATTCGCCGACACTTTGCCAATACGCTCCGTTTGCGCAAGTCTGGCCTTCCCTGCCACTATGTGCAAAAGCATGCCACCTTTGCCCTCCCCGCCGAGATTGAGGAATTGCCCATTCCCATACAGGAGCAGCTGTACGATGAGCTCCTGGACAGAGATGCGCAGAAGCAGTTAGAGACGCCGCCGCCGGCTCTCAACTGGTCGCTGGAGATAACGGCACGTCTCAGCTCGCGGATGTTTGTCTTGTGGAACCGCAGTGCTGGCGATTGCCTCTTGGACTCGGCCATGCAGGCCACATGGGGAGTCTTCGATCGCGACAATATCCTTAGACGTACGCTTGCCGACACACTGCATCAGTGTGGACATGT GTTCTTCACGCGCTGGAAGGAGTACGAAATGTTGCAGGCCTCCATGCTGCACTTTACTCTGGAGGAATCGCAGTGGGAGGATGATTGGAGCACACTGCTTTCGCTGGCTAGCCAACCAGGCTCATCTCTGGAACAGTTGCACATTTTTGCGCTGGCGCACATCCTTAGACGTCCAATTATTGTTTATGGCGTTAAGTACGTGAAGAGTTTTCGTGGTGAAGACATTGGATATGCGCGTTTCGAAG GTGTCTACTTGCCTTTGTTCTGGGATCAgaacttttgcaccaaatcaCCCATCGCCCTGGGCTATACACGCGGTCACTTCAGCGCCTTGGTGCCCATGGAGCCGTTCACACGAATCGATGGGCGTCGTGACGATGTTGAGGATGTCACCTACCTGCCACTGATAGACTGCGAGCTCAAGCTCTTGCCCATACATTTTCTCACACAGTCGGAG GTGGGCAATGAGGAGTCAATGATGCGCCAATGGCTGGATGTTTGCGTAACTGATGGCGGTCTGCTTGTGGCGCAACAAAAATTGGGCAAACGTCCCCTTCTTGTGGCACAAATGCTGGAGGAATGGCTGAATCATTACAGACGCATTGC ACAAGTGATAACTGCGCCGTTTGTTCGTCGCCCACAAATAACACATTACTCCAGCGAGGGAGACTCGGATGAAGAATAG